Proteins from a genomic interval of Paenibacillus lentus:
- a CDS encoding ammonium transporter, translated as MMEIGFNALFVFLATMLVFFMQAGFALLEAGNVRMKNAGHVAGKTMLTLGVAILSWWALGFGFAFGDGNSFLGATGFLFGGEGDIGSFSVLADIGVPLNLMFLFQMAFAAVSLAIACGGMAERAKLSVYIVFGAIFTVIIYPIVTHWVWGGGWLGSLGMQDYAGSTVVHLTGATAALAATILLKPRLRKYDKDGKPNSIPGHNQVITVLGVIILWIGWFGFNPGSALTPLNDGFFGYVLLTTNLAAAAGGIAALLVSWMVRGKSDIPSMLNGILGALVAITGACAFVDTWASILIGAVAGITTFFTGRWIERAGIDDPIAAASVHGIAGVWGAISTGLFATPKLVEITGVGQAGLFYGGGLGQLGVQILGVVGTFAFVFTLSFSILWGMKKLMGLRVSKEEEVMGLDLSEHGTYGYPEHMKWRMKTASSSSMKVKGNDKHEGHDLLVTRSPAVE; from the coding sequence ATGATGGAAATTGGGTTTAACGCGTTGTTCGTATTTCTGGCTACGATGCTGGTCTTTTTTATGCAAGCTGGATTTGCTTTACTGGAAGCGGGTAACGTGCGAATGAAGAACGCTGGTCATGTTGCCGGGAAAACGATGCTTACACTCGGTGTGGCTATTCTCTCCTGGTGGGCTTTGGGGTTTGGTTTTGCCTTTGGCGACGGGAACAGCTTTTTGGGAGCGACGGGTTTTCTATTCGGCGGAGAAGGAGACATCGGTTCGTTTAGCGTATTGGCGGATATCGGCGTCCCGCTCAATCTGATGTTTTTGTTTCAGATGGCTTTTGCGGCGGTTTCGTTGGCTATCGCCTGTGGAGGGATGGCAGAGCGCGCGAAGCTGAGCGTCTATATCGTGTTCGGGGCTATTTTTACAGTGATTATTTATCCCATCGTTACCCACTGGGTTTGGGGCGGCGGCTGGCTGGGCAGCCTCGGGATGCAGGATTATGCCGGATCTACTGTCGTTCACTTGACAGGGGCGACCGCAGCTTTGGCTGCAACAATTCTGCTTAAGCCTCGTCTGCGCAAATACGACAAAGACGGAAAGCCAAACAGCATCCCCGGGCACAATCAAGTAATTACCGTACTGGGGGTCATCATTTTGTGGATCGGCTGGTTTGGCTTTAATCCAGGCAGTGCTTTAACCCCGTTAAACGATGGATTTTTCGGATACGTGCTTTTGACGACAAATCTGGCTGCTGCAGCTGGTGGTATTGCCGCTCTGCTCGTTTCGTGGATGGTTCGCGGCAAATCGGATATTCCGAGCATGTTGAACGGCATATTAGGCGCGTTAGTTGCCATTACGGGAGCTTGTGCCTTTGTCGACACCTGGGCCTCGATCCTAATTGGTGCGGTAGCAGGGATCACTACCTTTTTTACAGGAAGATGGATTGAACGGGCAGGCATTGACGATCCGATCGCCGCTGCCTCAGTACACGGTATTGCCGGGGTGTGGGGAGCTATCTCCACAGGTCTCTTCGCAACTCCGAAACTGGTTGAAATTACAGGGGTAGGTCAGGCAGGACTATTCTACGGCGGCGGCCTGGGACAATTGGGCGTGCAAATTCTAGGTGTCGTCGGCACCTTCGCTTTCGTATTCACGCTCTCCTTCTCCATCCTTTGGGGGATGAAAAAGCTGATGGGGCTGCGTGTAAGTAAAGAAGAAGAGGTGATGGGTCTCGATCTGAGCGAGCATGGAACCTACGGTTATCCTGAGCATATGAAATGGAGAATGAAAACAGCCAGCAGTTCGTCCATGAAGGTTAAAGGGAATGATAAACACGAGGGGCATGATTTGCTAGTAACCCGATCTCCGGCAGTGGAGTAA